Proteins co-encoded in one Leptospira dzoumogneensis genomic window:
- a CDS encoding ParA family protein gives MKARVLSVEEVLSEYVLSSEDEFLEKAEKWSLPKDNKGKYKTEVLDKYFSKKTKHSYESVIIAVSNQKGGEGKTTVSICLAEALAKAGKKVLLLDWDAQANITQLYVGQADKSVFHSLGYKEESKVDISEIIVNLAPGLDLVPSSIHLANFTTPYERDDFDLLKEALLPIRSSYEYIIIDCPPSLGLILENALIAADLVLVPIQTRAFSVQGLKDLHGTIEKIRKKANPGLGLLGAVLNQYEDSRALSGLAETVRKYFPVFDSVVYRREAIPQSQAKRKLLSEYDPKAMQMFSTLAEEVMRRANGKKI, from the coding sequence GTGAAAGCCAGAGTTTTAAGTGTGGAAGAAGTCCTCTCCGAATACGTTTTAAGTTCGGAAGATGAGTTTCTGGAGAAGGCGGAAAAATGGTCCCTGCCCAAAGACAATAAGGGCAAGTATAAGACCGAAGTTTTGGATAAGTACTTCTCCAAAAAAACAAAACATTCCTACGAATCTGTGATCATCGCAGTCTCCAATCAAAAAGGTGGAGAAGGTAAAACCACGGTTTCTATCTGTCTTGCGGAAGCATTGGCAAAGGCAGGCAAAAAAGTTTTACTTCTGGATTGGGATGCTCAGGCAAATATCACTCAGCTTTACGTCGGCCAGGCGGATAAATCAGTCTTTCATAGCTTAGGTTATAAAGAAGAATCTAAAGTAGATATTTCCGAAATTATTGTGAACCTGGCTCCCGGTTTGGATCTGGTTCCTTCTTCCATTCATTTGGCGAATTTTACGACTCCTTATGAGAGAGATGATTTTGATCTTTTAAAAGAGGCGCTTCTGCCGATCCGGTCTTCTTACGAATATATTATTATAGATTGTCCTCCTTCTTTGGGTTTGATCCTGGAGAATGCTTTGATCGCGGCTGATCTTGTTTTGGTTCCGATCCAGACTCGCGCTTTTAGTGTACAAGGTCTGAAAGATCTTCACGGTACAATTGAGAAGATCCGTAAAAAAGCAAATCCAGGTCTAGGGCTTTTGGGTGCAGTGTTAAATCAGTATGAGGATTCGAGAGCGCTTTCCGGTCTTGCTGAAACTGTTCGGAAATATTTCCCGGTATTTGATTCTGTTGTGTACAGGAGAGAAGCGATCCCTCAGTCCCAGGCAAAACGTAAACTTTTATCCGAATATGATCCCAAAGCGATGCAGATGTTTTCTACCTTGGCGGAAGAAGTAATGAGGAGAGCAAATGGCAAAAAGATCTGA
- a CDS encoding putative porin codes for MKIQIRIITILFCLFAVTKLTAQEPESPKEIRPETKLPGTAAPQTKIQALLSELMTRSSITGLVGENGGQHIFESGTKFPNLSGLKAGSRITYNREFEYGGIGLKHWWETWEINLEYRTTFKNQRTGEGRDEDFFLGSVSREKGTKIDLANTSFYDTPYTFTGTQNFADGRGKLKMKDDRIGFLGRKYFSSANPDPRKPGLGIYLTGGAYYTYYKYYLYDVTQWIATAPVTYGPIGIGLSYSISTWEVPFGFGYRYSNGTWMYEASISGNVWYSHFRDYHYQRNLNFIGDSSGFGIETNLGAGYILPSWLFFVKLTEHRLYGEGSFQTQGGLSREDIISNYSGRYRNYLSTKQFSLEFQVSHFL; via the coding sequence ATGAAAATTCAAATTCGAATTATAACCATACTATTCTGCCTATTTGCCGTGACCAAACTAACTGCACAGGAACCTGAATCTCCCAAAGAGATAAGACCAGAGACAAAACTTCCGGGGACCGCGGCGCCCCAAACAAAAATCCAGGCCCTTCTATCCGAATTAATGACCAGAAGTTCCATCACAGGTCTTGTAGGAGAAAACGGAGGCCAACATATTTTCGAATCAGGCACAAAGTTCCCGAATCTTTCAGGACTTAAAGCAGGATCCAGGATCACATATAACAGAGAATTCGAATACGGCGGGATCGGTTTAAAACATTGGTGGGAAACTTGGGAGATCAACCTGGAGTACAGGACCACTTTTAAGAACCAAAGAACAGGAGAGGGCAGGGACGAGGACTTCTTTTTAGGAAGTGTAAGCCGGGAGAAAGGCACCAAGATAGATTTAGCGAACACAAGTTTTTACGATACACCTTATACATTCACAGGCACCCAGAACTTTGCGGATGGAAGAGGAAAACTGAAAATGAAAGACGATAGGATCGGTTTTCTTGGCAGAAAATATTTCTCCAGCGCAAATCCTGATCCCAGAAAACCGGGCTTAGGCATTTATCTTACCGGCGGCGCTTATTATACATATTATAAATATTATCTATACGATGTGACACAATGGATCGCAACTGCACCCGTGACTTACGGTCCGATCGGGATCGGGCTCAGTTATTCCATCTCTACTTGGGAGGTTCCATTCGGATTCGGGTATAGATATTCCAATGGGACGTGGATGTACGAAGCGAGCATTTCCGGAAATGTTTGGTATTCACATTTTAGGGATTATCATTACCAAAGAAATTTAAACTTCATAGGAGATTCTTCCGGCTTCGGGATAGAAACGAATTTAGGAGCAGGATATATCCTCCCCTCTTGGTTATTTTTCGTAAAATTAACTGAGCACAGATTATACGGAGAAGGAAGTTTCCAGACCCAAGGCGGCTTAAGCAGAGAAGACATCATTTCCAATTATTCCGGAAGATATAGAAATTATCTGAGTACGAAACAATTCTCCTTGGAATTTCAAGTAAGTCATTTTTTATAA
- the hemH gene encoding ferrochelatase, protein MKNKLLLINLGGPRNAEEIPKFLKDLFEDPLVFDLPLPEFLRIRLARKIAETRAKKVEETYASMGFGGGSPLVSETEKQAEGLKKLLEESGEKWDIKTAMCCGYPDIRELPSEWTDPKEGVVLLPLFPHFSRSTVLSTAMLMEKQLGYCPASSPLWVRPFSDRKEYLESIRDLILDFFQGKLSEKDFLHIKQEPIHDWQNLDIVFSAHGIPLRLINKGDVYTKEIEENVQALTSLLREKGYQGQIHLSYQSRVGPSKWTTPNTLDKIQELGQKGTKRIAVYPISFISDHLETLEEIGVQIRDHALQNGISEYYRIPAPGTYPAFLEALAKFVFEAKYSAQKGAALSCICKTSGGWNPKKEKIECNCLEN, encoded by the coding sequence TTGAAAAATAAACTTCTATTGATCAACTTAGGCGGACCTAGAAACGCCGAAGAAATCCCGAAATTTTTAAAAGATCTATTCGAAGATCCATTAGTATTCGATCTTCCACTCCCTGAATTTTTAAGGATCAGACTCGCTAGAAAGATCGCAGAGACCAGAGCCAAAAAGGTAGAAGAGACTTATGCTTCCATGGGATTCGGAGGAGGCTCCCCTCTTGTCTCTGAAACTGAAAAACAAGCAGAAGGTCTAAAAAAACTTTTAGAAGAGTCCGGAGAAAAATGGGATATTAAGACGGCGATGTGCTGCGGATATCCGGATATCAGAGAGCTTCCTTCCGAATGGACAGATCCAAAAGAAGGAGTGGTACTTCTTCCCTTATTCCCTCATTTTTCAAGATCCACAGTTCTTTCCACAGCAATGCTTATGGAAAAACAATTAGGCTACTGTCCTGCTTCCAGTCCACTTTGGGTAAGACCATTCTCGGACAGAAAAGAATATTTAGAGTCGATTCGAGACCTGATCCTTGATTTTTTCCAAGGCAAACTTTCTGAAAAAGATTTTTTACATATCAAACAAGAACCGATCCATGACTGGCAAAACTTGGATATAGTATTTAGCGCTCATGGGATCCCTCTTCGTCTGATCAATAAAGGCGACGTATATACAAAAGAGATCGAAGAGAACGTGCAAGCACTCACCTCTCTTTTAAGAGAAAAAGGTTACCAAGGACAAATACATCTATCTTATCAGAGCAGGGTAGGGCCAAGCAAATGGACCACTCCAAACACTCTAGACAAGATCCAAGAATTAGGACAAAAAGGAACCAAAAGGATCGCAGTATATCCGATCAGTTTTATCAGCGATCACTTAGAAACATTAGAAGAGATCGGAGTTCAGATTAGAGACCACGCCCTCCAGAATGGGATCTCCGAATATTATAGAATCCCTGCACCGGGAACATATCCTGCATTCTTAGAGGCACTGGCAAAGTTCGTATTCGAGGCAAAATATTCAGCGCAAAAAGGAGCGGCTTTAAGTTGTATCTGCAAAACTTCCGGAGGCTGGAACCCTAAAAAAGAAAAAATAGAATGCAATTGTTTAGAAAATTAA
- a CDS encoding antitoxin, which translates to MKNVTFRIDENLIQKARAKAIDLNKSLNELFVEWLTTFSNDNRESLDYKKYIGKYSHIRIKEKYSRDQMNDR; encoded by the coding sequence ATGAAAAATGTCACATTCAGGATAGACGAAAACCTGATCCAAAAAGCCAGGGCAAAAGCGATCGATCTAAACAAATCGCTGAATGAACTTTTTGTAGAGTGGCTTACCACATTCTCTAACGATAATCGAGAATCCTTGGATTATAAAAAATACATCGGCAAATACTCTCATATCAGGATCAAAGAAAAATATTCCAGAGATCAGATGAATGATCGATAG
- a CDS encoding PIN domain-containing protein, producing MIDRIFLDTNILLYQFGEDEQKRSQAIDIVDRAVKTDNYVISYQVIQEFSNVALSEKKKYFSVPELKSYLQDILIPLCKFYPSADFYLEGLRIKNKYKYGFYDSLILAAAIRLGCTQIYSEDLQTGQKLEGLQIINPFKAISKKK from the coding sequence ATGATCGATAGGATATTCTTAGATACGAATATCCTATTGTATCAATTCGGTGAAGATGAGCAAAAACGGTCCCAGGCGATCGATATCGTAGATCGGGCCGTAAAAACCGATAACTATGTTATCAGTTACCAAGTGATCCAAGAATTTTCGAACGTTGCTTTGAGTGAAAAGAAAAAATACTTTTCCGTTCCAGAATTGAAAAGTTATCTCCAAGACATTCTGATCCCGCTTTGTAAATTCTATCCTTCTGCTGATTTTTATTTGGAAGGTCTGCGGATTAAGAACAAATATAAATACGGCTTTTATGACAGCCTCATTCTGGCGGCAGCGATAAGACTCGGATGTACTCAGATCTATTCGGAAGATCTGCAAACAGGTCAAAAATTAGAAGGATTGCAGATCATAAATCCTTTCAAGGCAATATCCAAAAAGAAATAA
- a CDS encoding YciI family protein, which translates to MDEYLILMRLDLITKDAQPSPEQMQTYMKMYQDWVGGIAAQNKFVGGTGLSTEGKVIKSGQIMTDGPFAETKESIAGFITIKAKNFEEAANIAKACPILNGPGNSVEVRKVVGVDNTH; encoded by the coding sequence ATGGACGAATACTTAATCTTAATGCGACTGGATCTGATCACAAAGGATGCACAACCTTCTCCGGAACAAATGCAAACATACATGAAAATGTACCAGGACTGGGTGGGAGGGATCGCCGCTCAGAATAAATTCGTAGGCGGAACAGGATTATCAACCGAAGGAAAGGTAATCAAATCCGGACAGATCATGACAGACGGGCCATTTGCAGAAACGAAAGAATCCATAGCAGGATTTATTACCATCAAGGCTAAAAATTTCGAAGAAGCTGCCAATATCGCTAAAGCCTGTCCCATCCTAAACGGCCCGGGGAATAGTGTAGAGGTGAGAAAGGTCGTAGGCGTAGATAATACACATTAA
- a CDS encoding RNA polymerase sigma factor, which yields MQSSEILPHLFRNEYTKIVSVLCKHIGFERLETAEEIASETFLTAAETWGIKGTPQNPTAWLYAVAKNKAKNYLQKNSVFQNKILPELTKSQQEPTGSEIDLSPENIYDSQLRMMFAVCHPSISSEAQVGLSLRILCGFGIEEIADAFLTNKETINKRLFRAKEKLREEKIAIQLPGAEEIEDRLDPVLSTIYLLFNEGYYSISQNKTLRKDLCLEAIRLCSMLVENKITDKPQVYALLALMCFHTSRFEARQDENGEQILYQDQDTDLWNHDLIVKGEIFLNKAASGIRLTKYHLEAGIAYWHTRKEDTKEKWENILQLYNRLLQLQYSPIAALNRTYALSKANGKEEAILEAEKLNLKDNHFYFALLGELYLDINRFKSEENFRKALSLAKTSHDKISIQKKIDQFSK from the coding sequence ATGCAAAGCTCGGAGATATTACCTCATTTATTCAGAAATGAATATACTAAAATTGTCTCCGTACTTTGCAAACATATAGGTTTCGAGAGATTAGAAACCGCAGAAGAGATCGCAAGCGAAACTTTCTTAACCGCAGCCGAAACTTGGGGGATCAAAGGAACCCCGCAAAACCCGACAGCTTGGTTATATGCAGTCGCAAAGAACAAAGCCAAAAATTATCTGCAAAAAAACTCGGTATTTCAAAACAAGATCCTTCCAGAGCTCACTAAATCACAGCAGGAACCTACCGGATCTGAGATAGACCTTTCTCCAGAAAATATATACGATAGCCAACTCAGAATGATGTTTGCAGTATGCCATCCTTCTATTTCTTCCGAAGCACAGGTCGGACTTTCTCTTAGGATTTTATGCGGATTCGGGATAGAAGAGATTGCAGATGCCTTCTTAACCAATAAGGAAACCATCAACAAGAGACTCTTTAGGGCCAAAGAAAAATTAAGAGAAGAAAAGATCGCAATCCAACTGCCCGGAGCGGAAGAAATTGAAGATCGACTGGATCCTGTACTTTCTACGATCTATTTATTATTCAACGAAGGTTATTATTCTATCAGTCAGAACAAAACCTTACGTAAAGATCTTTGCCTGGAAGCCATCCGTCTATGCAGCATGCTCGTGGAAAATAAGATCACCGATAAACCCCAAGTATATGCTCTTCTTGCATTGATGTGTTTTCATACTTCCAGATTCGAAGCAAGACAAGACGAGAATGGAGAACAAATACTTTACCAAGATCAAGACACAGATCTTTGGAATCATGATCTGATCGTTAAGGGAGAAATTTTCCTAAACAAAGCCGCCAGCGGGATTAGGCTCACAAAGTATCATTTAGAAGCTGGAATTGCATACTGGCATACCCGAAAGGAAGATACGAAAGAAAAATGGGAAAATATTTTGCAATTATACAATCGTCTACTTCAATTACAATATTCTCCTATTGCAGCTTTGAACAGAACATACGCCCTTTCTAAAGCAAATGGAAAAGAAGAAGCGATCTTGGAAGCGGAAAAATTAAACCTAAAAGATAATCATTTTTATTTTGCTCTTTTGGGAGAATTATATTTAGATATAAATAGATTTAAGTCGGAGGAGAATTTTCGCAAAGCTCTTTCACTTGCAAAAACTTCTCACGACAAGATCAGTATCCAGAAAAAGATCGATCAATTTTCAAAGTAA
- a CDS encoding SRPBCC family protein, which produces MLKTKNTKHISVTIPVAQKTAYEYLSEPKNFPEWASGLCKSISPLENGEWSIDSPMGKLTAKFTDKNPYGILDHYVIFSPENISYNPLRIIENEEGSELVFTLFQTEGMTPEKFEEDSNWIKKDLEELKGILIKKFSR; this is translated from the coding sequence ATGCTCAAGACAAAGAACACAAAACATATCAGCGTCACTATCCCGGTAGCCCAAAAGACAGCGTACGAATATCTTTCCGAACCTAAAAATTTTCCGGAGTGGGCATCCGGTTTATGCAAATCCATTTCTCCATTAGAAAATGGAGAATGGTCTATCGACTCTCCTATGGGAAAACTGACCGCAAAATTTACGGACAAAAATCCGTACGGGATCTTGGACCATTATGTGATATTTAGTCCTGAAAATATTTCTTATAACCCTCTTAGGATCATAGAGAATGAAGAGGGGAGTGAGCTGGTATTTACATTATTCCAAACGGAAGGAATGACTCCTGAAAAATTCGAAGAGGATTCCAACTGGATCAAAAAAGATCTAGAAGAACTTAAAGGAATTTTAATAAAAAAGTTCTCCCGCTGA
- the hemG gene encoding protoporphyrinogen oxidase, translated as MAKWVPDHIVIGAGFTGLLHAFLSLEKGESVLVLEKKESSGGLIRSVRTEYGIVERAANGILNCWELESLASRLGLDILISNPSSKKRYIFSDGKMRRMPLSVLEIISLAFSVLTVPAQPLPGESIYQWGKRVLGEKTLSKILEPALGGIYAGDLDAMSAELVLGKFLPEQAPLWKNILHLRNSRKGKPKLLPGRRGTVSFKGGIGTLLGALEARVSSQGKIKYNQDISSLKELRAAYPKSKITIATNLGTALKLLKSEYKEFKSYQGMLDTLPIVSVTRFGKDSILNGKKGFGVLFPKDHKSFSSELGIRSRGILFNDFIFSGRTSDGIHSETFIMGGAGDREISSKTEEEIISIVEEDRKKLFSESGIPLNHYVTVWKDALPVYGPQLHAFNRDLDRVLPPEVRVEGNFRNGIGLKSILERAFFLYNPDLSA; from the coding sequence GTGGCGAAATGGGTTCCGGATCATATAGTAATCGGCGCAGGCTTTACCGGCCTTCTGCATGCATTCCTTTCCTTAGAGAAGGGTGAGTCCGTATTAGTGCTGGAAAAAAAAGAAAGTTCGGGCGGTCTCATCCGTTCCGTCCGCACTGAATACGGGATCGTAGAAAGAGCGGCAAACGGGATCTTAAATTGTTGGGAATTGGAAAGTCTCGCTTCCCGCTTAGGATTGGATATCCTAATCTCCAATCCTTCATCTAAAAAACGTTATATATTTTCAGACGGAAAGATGAGAAGAATGCCTCTTTCCGTTCTCGAAATAATCTCTTTGGCGTTCTCGGTATTAACCGTACCTGCCCAGCCTCTTCCCGGAGAATCCATTTACCAATGGGGCAAAAGAGTACTGGGAGAAAAAACTCTCAGTAAAATCCTGGAACCTGCGTTAGGCGGAATTTATGCGGGGGATCTGGATGCGATGTCTGCAGAACTTGTTCTCGGAAAATTTTTACCGGAACAAGCCCCGCTTTGGAAAAATATCTTACATCTTCGAAATTCCAGAAAAGGAAAACCTAAACTTCTTCCGGGAAGAAGAGGGACGGTAAGTTTTAAAGGCGGGATCGGGACTTTGCTCGGAGCTTTAGAAGCGAGAGTATCTTCTCAAGGAAAGATCAAGTATAATCAGGATATTTCCAGCTTAAAAGAATTAAGAGCGGCTTATCCTAAGTCCAAGATCACTATCGCGACAAATCTAGGGACAGCACTAAAACTTTTAAAATCAGAATATAAAGAATTCAAATCCTACCAAGGAATGTTGGATACATTACCGATCGTAAGTGTGACCCGTTTCGGAAAGGATTCCATATTAAATGGTAAAAAAGGATTCGGAGTATTATTCCCTAAAGATCATAAAAGTTTTTCTTCCGAATTAGGGATCAGGTCCAGAGGGATCTTATTTAACGATTTTATATTCTCCGGTAGGACCTCCGACGGAATACATTCCGAAACATTTATCATGGGTGGTGCGGGAGATCGAGAAATTTCCTCCAAAACGGAAGAAGAGATCATCTCCATAGTGGAAGAAGATCGTAAAAAATTATTCTCCGAAAGCGGGATCCCTTTGAACCATTATGTGACTGTTTGGAAAGATGCACTTCCAGTGTATGGGCCTCAGCTTCACGCGTTCAATCGGGATTTGGACAGAGTTCTTCCTCCTGAAGTAAGAGTAGAAGGGAATTTTAGGAACGGGATCGGTTTAAAATCCATTCTAGAACGGGCCTTCTTCCTATATAATCCTGATCTTTCGGCCTGA
- a CDS encoding LA_0442/LA_0875 N-terminal domain-containing protein gives MLSLHLKKIIPILLIVFAPVGIFPVTILLREGGKVKGDIITQNQHSVLLQTESGKRKVDKDLILKILFQDINDDEEEKIRKEEEDKLAADKKELEDKEAAERHLEEEKQKEEDLKKQAAAEEEARRMEELRKQEAKRPLNALMRSAAVPGWGQYYTDRKFQSILFPTLFAMTAFVAYDKFRVYRTSVKEYGDLGNPYTRESLTLAAIGQAQAAATPSLSPIDAYFANQSSQVQLKRNEADKNFREYQGTLYVLGVIYLINLVDSYFFANSVKSVVQFSDGQSKGMVISAVPSSVGAGSGFSGNGTFSGMETKYTMGYRFDF, from the coding sequence ATGTTATCTTTGCATTTAAAAAAAATTATACCGATCCTATTGATCGTTTTTGCTCCTGTCGGCATCTTTCCTGTTACCATTCTATTGAGAGAAGGTGGAAAAGTAAAAGGAGATATCATCACTCAAAACCAACATTCCGTTCTTCTCCAAACAGAATCAGGAAAACGTAAAGTAGATAAAGACCTGATCCTTAAAATACTTTTCCAAGACATAAACGACGACGAAGAGGAGAAGATCCGCAAAGAGGAAGAAGACAAACTCGCAGCGGACAAAAAGGAACTAGAAGATAAAGAAGCTGCCGAGAGACATCTGGAAGAAGAGAAACAAAAAGAAGAAGATCTAAAAAAACAAGCAGCGGCCGAAGAAGAAGCCCGCCGCATGGAGGAACTTCGCAAACAAGAGGCGAAACGTCCTTTAAACGCACTCATGAGATCCGCAGCAGTACCAGGCTGGGGTCAATATTATACGGATAGAAAGTTCCAGTCCATCCTCTTCCCTACTCTGTTTGCGATGACCGCATTTGTTGCGTATGATAAATTCAGGGTATATAGAACTTCCGTGAAAGAATATGGAGATCTTGGAAATCCATATACGAGAGAAAGTTTGACACTTGCCGCGATCGGACAAGCCCAGGCGGCAGCTACCCCTTCTTTATCTCCAATTGATGCATATTTTGCGAATCAATCCAGCCAGGTTCAGTTAAAAAGAAATGAAGCGGATAAAAACTTCAGAGAATACCAAGGCACCTTATACGTGTTAGGTGTGATATATCTTATAAATCTCGTTGATTCGTATTTTTTTGCAAATTCCGTCAAATCGGTGGTCCAGTTCTCAGACGGCCAAAGCAAGGGAATGGTAATTTCAGCGGTGCCTTCCAGTGTTGGAGCAGGAAGTGGATTTTCCGGCAACGGGACCTTCTCCGGAATGGAAACCAAATATACAATGGGTTACAGATTCGATTTCTGA
- the hemN gene encoding oxygen-independent coproporphyrinogen III oxidase, producing MSSKSDLIRKYDVPAPRYTSYPTVPYWEDNPTREEWIDALRRRLVPDDSSVALYLHIPFCETLCSFCGCNTSITKNHSVEDPYIETVLQEFRKYQEELPELTKRELRELHLGGGSPTYLSESNLESLLKPILDSWNVADSPEFSLEVDPRRTRLSQLEVLAKYGFRRISLGVQDFDPEVQRLVNRIQPYELTEAITQGSRKLGYHSVNFDLIYGLPKQTKESMKETIRKTLELRPDRIAFYSYAHVPWIKAAQRLFTEDDLPKGEEKRELYEIGRELFLSAGYKEIGMDHFALESDSLYTAYQDGNLHRNFMGYTTKSTDLLLGLGVSAISDSWDCFYQNEKILKKYQRRISENGQAILRGHKLNSEDLLQRELILKLSTLGKVEVPGPIFDEVRLYLASMEDDNLIEWKGKTLVLTDLGKPFLRNACTGLDMRLRRKSPETKVFSQSI from the coding sequence ATGAGTTCCAAATCCGATCTAATTAGAAAATACGATGTTCCGGCGCCTAGGTATACCAGTTATCCTACTGTGCCCTATTGGGAAGATAATCCTACCAGGGAAGAATGGATAGATGCGCTTCGCAGAAGGTTGGTTCCGGATGATTCTTCCGTAGCATTATACCTTCATATTCCATTCTGCGAAACTCTCTGCTCATTTTGCGGATGTAATACTTCTATTACCAAAAACCATTCTGTAGAAGATCCTTATATAGAAACAGTTCTACAAGAATTCAGGAAATACCAAGAAGAACTTCCTGAGTTGACTAAGCGTGAGCTGAGAGAATTACATTTGGGCGGTGGATCTCCTACTTATCTTTCCGAATCTAATCTGGAAAGTCTCTTAAAACCTATTTTAGATTCTTGGAATGTAGCGGATTCTCCCGAATTCTCCTTAGAAGTGGATCCGAGAAGGACCAGGCTTTCACAATTGGAAGTTTTAGCAAAATATGGATTCAGAAGGATCAGCTTAGGTGTCCAGGACTTCGATCCGGAAGTGCAAAGATTAGTAAATCGTATCCAACCTTATGAATTGACTGAAGCAATTACACAAGGTTCTCGCAAATTAGGATATCATTCCGTAAATTTCGATCTGATCTATGGACTTCCTAAACAAACCAAAGAGAGTATGAAGGAAACGATCCGTAAAACTTTGGAACTTAGACCGGATCGTATCGCATTCTACAGTTATGCTCACGTTCCTTGGATCAAGGCTGCACAAAGATTATTTACCGAAGATGATCTTCCTAAGGGAGAAGAGAAAAGAGAACTTTATGAGATCGGAAGGGAACTTTTCCTGAGCGCAGGATATAAAGAAATTGGAATGGACCATTTTGCTTTAGAATCCGATTCATTATACACCGCTTATCAAGACGGAAATCTTCACCGCAATTTTATGGGTTATACCACCAAGTCCACCGACCTACTCTTAGGTTTAGGCGTGTCTGCAATTTCGGATAGTTGGGATTGTTTCTATCAGAACGAAAAGATCCTGAAAAAATACCAAAGAAGAATTTCGGAAAACGGACAAGCGATACTCAGGGGACATAAATTGAATTCTGAAGATTTGCTCCAAAGAGAACTCATTCTAAAACTTTCTACTTTGGGTAAAGTAGAGGTTCCGGGTCCGATTTTTGATGAGGTTCGCCTCTATTTGGCCAGTATGGAAGACGATAATTTAATAGAGTGGAAAGGAAAAACCCTTGTTTTAACGGATCTGGGAAAGCCTTTCTTAAGGAATGCATGCACAGGTTTGGACATGCGTTTGAGAAGAAAAAGTCCTGAAACCAAGGTATTTTCTCAGTCTATTTGA
- a CDS encoding uroporphyrinogen decarboxylase family protein: protein MSNTRFQAALKLEPQTTPPIWMMRQAGRYHWHYQNLRKKHSFEELCKVPELAAEVAFGPVDDFDFDTAILFSDILFPLEAFGMGLRFGDEGPKLGWHLSTLEDLNKFYPLEQAVEFMGFQKEAVIRTRKRIPKDKSLIGFIGGPWTLFCYATQGKHDGNLILPKVSAELREGFYEKMLALLKENIRLQLEGGAEIVMIFDTAAGDASPVFFQEAILPTIKVLVEAFPGKIGYYAKNLAPGSLQSLREVSGLTGFGMDHRTDIVGFLGNGSHFVQGNFDQALLFMEPGEFKKYLNRWIRPFLDLVPEKRAGWVCGLGHGVLPKTPEANIRTFVSTIREAFV from the coding sequence ATGTCTAATACTAGATTCCAAGCAGCGCTTAAGTTAGAGCCCCAAACAACTCCTCCGATCTGGATGATGCGCCAGGCGGGCCGATATCATTGGCATTACCAAAATTTAAGAAAAAAACATTCTTTCGAAGAATTATGCAAAGTTCCCGAACTTGCTGCGGAAGTCGCTTTCGGTCCTGTGGATGATTTTGATTTTGATACCGCAATTTTATTTTCCGATATTCTTTTCCCTTTAGAAGCATTCGGAATGGGACTACGTTTCGGAGATGAAGGCCCGAAACTAGGATGGCATCTTTCCACATTAGAAGATCTGAATAAGTTTTATCCTTTGGAGCAAGCGGTGGAATTTATGGGATTCCAGAAAGAGGCCGTGATCCGCACCAGAAAGAGGATTCCTAAGGATAAATCCTTGATCGGATTTATAGGAGGACCTTGGACATTATTCTGTTATGCCACTCAAGGGAAACATGATGGAAATCTAATACTTCCTAAAGTTTCTGCGGAGCTGAGAGAAGGTTTCTACGAGAAGATGCTGGCTTTATTAAAAGAGAATATACGCTTACAATTGGAAGGCGGCGCAGAGATCGTAATGATCTTTGATACGGCCGCGGGAGACGCTTCTCCTGTATTTTTCCAAGAAGCAATTTTACCTACGATCAAGGTTTTGGTGGAAGCATTTCCGGGTAAGATCGGTTATTATGCTAAAAATCTTGCACCTGGGTCTTTACAATCCCTTAGAGAAGTTTCCGGTCTGACCGGATTCGGAATGGATCATAGAACGGACATCGTCGGCTTTTTGGGAAACGGATCTCATTTTGTGCAGGGAAATTTCGATCAGGCATTATTATTTATGGAGCCTGGGGAATTTAAGAAATATTTAAATCGTTGGATCAGGCCGTTTTTGGATCTGGTCCCCGAAAAAAGAGCAGGATGGGTCTGCGGTTTAGGGCATGGAGTCCTTCCAAAAACCCCGGAAGCGAATATTAGAACTTTCGTAAGTACGATACGTGAGGCATTCGTATGA